In Leptospira stimsonii, one genomic interval encodes:
- a CDS encoding DUF1554 domain-containing protein codes for MTFGSHKQKTFFLSSVLILSISFFQCKPEEKSDDSAALLLLGAGGIVPSTNTTGTITTPQNTNLRVFVTAATYNGNLGGINGADTKCANDANKPTSGTFKAFITGDSGPDGVRYACLNDAVNCPTNPVGGTKNWVLQANKSYYRIDQSTVVYTTNANGFVSTIPNQLQAGAADYWTGFVPGDATDWSRLEFGNCEEWTSDNAISEGTKASATGTTIVNIKGNLFISCDQFKSLLCVEQ; via the coding sequence ATGACATTTGGCTCACATAAACAAAAAACCTTTTTTCTTTCTTCTGTCCTTATTCTTTCGATTTCTTTTTTCCAGTGTAAACCGGAAGAGAAGAGCGATGATTCGGCCGCTTTACTCCTTTTAGGTGCTGGGGGAATTGTCCCGTCTACAAATACTACCGGGACTATAACAACTCCTCAAAATACAAATTTACGTGTCTTTGTTACGGCCGCTACTTATAACGGTAATTTGGGCGGCATAAACGGAGCGGATACAAAGTGCGCGAACGACGCCAATAAACCCACTTCTGGAACCTTTAAGGCGTTTATCACGGGAGACTCGGGTCCGGACGGTGTACGTTATGCATGTTTGAACGACGCAGTGAACTGTCCCACAAATCCGGTAGGTGGTACGAAGAATTGGGTACTGCAGGCGAATAAAAGTTATTACCGCATTGATCAGTCGACCGTAGTTTATACAACGAACGCAAATGGTTTCGTATCTACGATTCCGAATCAGTTGCAAGCTGGTGCGGCAGATTACTGGACGGGATTTGTACCGGGAGATGCAACCGACTGGTCAAGGTTGGAGTTTGGAAATTGCGAAGAGTGGACGTCTGACAATGCCATTAGTGAGGGCACGAAAGCATCCGCGACGGGGACGACGATTGTAAATATCAAAGGGAATTTATTTATCAGTTGCGATCAGTTTAAAAGTCTTCTCTGCGTAGAACAATAG
- a CDS encoding biotin--[acetyl-CoA-carboxylase] ligase yields the protein MPNVFLQPEKGIFLNSVTSTNSLIKSEEFPHGTWIVAEEQTEGRGRRERKWEVLGEESLIFSGKIGLENFDGGPGLSLFIGTAVCKAILSIYPELARELKIKWPNDLYLGNKKVAGILIESEVIGSTVTLIIGIGVNLYGKKETIPSHLTDAGFLNTNPDRAGKKNEILEKLIPTLNEAILLWKDSEGRKKELILLNELLLWKGQSVSYTENGTPQTATLEGLGENGSLILKTPSGTRLDFIDSPDDFHSLN from the coding sequence ATGCCAAACGTATTTCTCCAGCCGGAAAAGGGGATTTTTTTAAATTCTGTAACGTCTACCAATTCTCTTATCAAAAGTGAGGAGTTCCCGCACGGAACTTGGATCGTCGCCGAGGAACAAACAGAAGGAAGGGGACGACGTGAAAGAAAATGGGAAGTTTTAGGGGAAGAATCTCTGATCTTTTCCGGTAAAATCGGTCTCGAAAATTTCGACGGAGGACCGGGGCTTTCCCTCTTTATCGGAACCGCGGTTTGCAAAGCGATTCTTTCCATTTATCCCGAATTGGCAAGGGAGCTCAAAATCAAATGGCCGAACGACCTCTACCTCGGTAACAAAAAGGTTGCAGGAATTCTAATAGAATCCGAAGTCATCGGCTCCACGGTGACTCTGATAATCGGAATCGGTGTCAATCTCTATGGGAAAAAAGAAACGATTCCTTCACACCTCACAGACGCGGGGTTTCTCAATACGAATCCAGATCGTGCAGGCAAAAAAAACGAAATCTTAGAAAAGCTGATTCCGACTTTAAACGAGGCGATTCTTCTCTGGAAGGATTCGGAAGGAAGAAAAAAGGAACTGATTTTGTTAAACGAACTTCTTCTCTGGAAAGGACAATCTGTGAGTTATACGGAGAATGGAACGCCTCAGACGGCGACTTTAGAGGGTTTGGGGGAAAACGGCTCCCTGATTCTAAAAACTCCGTCTGGAACCCGTCTGGATTTCATTGACAGTCCGGACGATTTCCATTCTCTAAACTAA